TCTCCACCAGTAGAATCTGACAAGTTATTTGGCTCAGAAGAGAGAAATGGTGGCCTGCCATAATTCTCTAATATTTCTGCAGACAACCAGAAACAAGACAAATAATGTATACTGCCAATCAGAGGATAGAGGAAAACGTATTcaaataacaagaaaaaaggGTATCCATTGAATGTACCTGCATTTTGGTTGAAACCCTCTGATAAGTCTGAAAAGCTAAAATTCCGGGGGATCTGGCTAAAGAAGCCAAATGATGACGACTCCATATCCATAATTGAATCATTCAATGGTTGCCCGTTCAACTCTGAGCTGCTAAAGGATCCGCCAGAGGCATCACCAATTGATTGGCATGATTCCAGGAAAGCATTCCCACAGAAAGCAAAATCAGCATTGCTCGAATAGCCTGACTCCGTCTTTATTGTTGTACCATTGTCTGCGCCAAACAGCACAGCAGATGCAGCATTCTGTGCTGACAGCACACTTGTTGAAGCATCCATGCCACTATGAAGACCATGAATGTCTTTACCAGCATAAATTAACTGATCACTAGATGCTGTGCCATTTACTAAACCACCTGAACTTCCATTGCCCATTACACCATTTGGCATTGCAGATACAGGAGCAGACTCTGGCAAAAAGCATGAATTTTGCTTCACTGAAACAAAGGAAACAATGAACCATGTTAAAAATGGCACTGATTAGCAACAAAAAGTAAATATCATGGGCTTGTCAGCAAGTACATACAGTGTGGAAAGTGGAAGCAACAAATATAGCTGCCTTGAGTATCATACCACTTtgacaagaaaaatacaaactTCTCGATTGTGTTGTCGAAACTCTCACTAGATTGTTCTAGCACTTTTTCTCCGCAAAAAGATTATGTTTAATTGTTTCTATATTCACTTAAATGATGAGAAAGAGCATGCATCGTTACACCAGGTACACAAACAGTCCAACAAAAGCTCTAAAGCTGGAAAAACAATGTCTTACATGTGGTGGAGTTGGAGCCATTAGTAAGGGGCATAGAAGGGCCGCCTGAAGAATAGTTTTTACTCATAAGCTGGAACTGATCCTCAAGAAGCTTATTGAAGGCCCTTATTTGATTCTTAAGCATCAGCCTCAAATAATAAGCCTTAAAAAACTCGCGGTTCTCTTCCTCAAGTTTTTGCCAAACTGGAAAGAAAAAGTAGAGTAAGGATAAAATAGTAGGGATGAAAACTAAGACAAACATGTTCCAACAAGAGTAAAATATATGGTCGGTCCTTGATGCAGGGGTGTTCGCCTACGTTCTGGCATCATGTTTGCATTGGAGGAGAATTGCCCACAAAGAGCTACCCCAGAGCTTAGCCATGGTGAATAGGGATGAAGAGGTTTCAGCGGTTAAACCCAGCCTGCTTACCACCCGTCAAAACCTGCTATatgatttggtttgatttggttCAATGGATCCATGAACAGCCCTAAGGCCCTAACTAAGCCAAACCAAAAGTGGAACACAGAACTTCGGCAATTGAATGGGATCGAAGAAGGCTTTGATGTGCTTTATGTAGGCAGGTGGGATGTGTTGTGGGTTCAGAAATTTGCTAAAACTTTTGTCACTATTTCTTCCACCAGGTGAGTGAACCATGTTAAGGAAAGAAGCCCGAGTGGTGGGATTAGGACAACTAATGAGAAACTTATTTGACGTCAGGGGCTTAGACATGTACTTTGGGAGTACAGGGGTCGTCCAAGTGAACTGATCCCGCAAGTGCTTATGAAGTTCAGGGAACTTTGTGCATGCCACTTCATAGCTTCAAATATTTTCACTCAGATGCTACTTAATACGTTACTTATCATACTAATGGAGCTGCAGCACACTAGTAAACCTTCAGCACGAAGCAGCTCATGCAAAGGAATCTTCAAACTATTGGGTTATCAAACTGGAATTTGGTGGACATGCTGTCCTGCTTGTGTTGTTTGTCAACACTGTCAGCATTATGGGTCTATGGAATGAATCTTCAACACCTACACATGATTTTTGCTTGTGCTTGCTTTGTGTCGTCAAGTTGCAATAATCTGAACGCACGAGTGGGAACAAAGAAAGATTTCCCTTGGCATAAATTTATAGGAAGGCAGAATTCAAGCCTAAAATATTTAGTTTGCACTTTCCAAGTGCTGTTTCGATTAGGTTGAAAATTAGCACTTACGATTTCTGAGAGGTCCGAAGGGGGGAACAAAACACTTTCCACCAGCCCCGTTTTAAGAACAGTGCATTTACCCATCATATAACAATTCTTGATGCAGTATTAGAAAACTGTTTCTACCTAAAGCATTTAATTTCTTGTGTAAACCAGAACTTGCCTATAATTTCAGCCATCCAGACATGTATGAACTAACTTGCTATTGCTTAATCAACTCAGAAACCCCATGCTTAGTAAGCTAAAGTTATTTTCGAGAATATAATGTAGGAGCGTTACCAAATTCAGTAAAGCTTGGTTCTATCTTTGCCTCAAGGGAGAGAGTATCAACCACTTCTTTCTGGTTCATATACAGCTGAAGGCAACCCTCTATAAGATTTCGGACCTGCACAGCAGCAATTGGCAACACAAGTTATAGATACAGGCAAGTGAAATGTACTAACCAttttaactactccctccgtcccaaattaagtgACGTGGAGTTGTATAAGAGTTTATACAAttccatgtcacttattttgggacggagggagtacaataaatcaggattcaggaacACTGGATCTCCATCAAAGACAGTTCCCAACTCACAATCATAAGTTCGTTTGGAACAAAATACACACGACGTGCAAAATAACAATTATTGCTGGCTCCTTTGCGTTTCAACAAGCATAGCACAAGGCACATATGAGATTAACCACCCTAGCTAGTTTGGGTGGATGggaatcaacaaaaaaaaacgaacGGAGCACAAAAGAAATGCAGCAGAGCAGTGATACTGTTCGGAAATGCTACTGACGAGCCGTATGTCTAGACCAGAGACCTTGCGGACGTCCTCGCTTGAcatgtcgccgccggcgcttcCTCTTCCAGCCCTAATCCCCTCCTCAGCTCCTTTTACGCTCGcctgaaagaagaaagaatcaaGAGACAAAGGCGAGGTGAGACTAGCAgcacaaaaaagataaaaaaaggaagaagattcCGACGGGTCGATGGATCGTACTCGCCCTAATTCGACGCCCTGGAAGAGGAATTCAGTTTGACCTTGCAGCGACGGGAGAAGAGGCGAGGGGAGCGGAGGTGAGAGATCACCAGGGGGgcaaggagaggaggagagaagcGGATCGAGCTGTAATGAATCCAGGGGGAGCTATGGCTATGCGAGCTTGGGAGAAGGGAAAAGAgaagtggtggtggtgtggaGAAAGGAGGCAAAGAAGAGGCCCAgattcccttttttttttttttgaccagtGAAGAGGCCCAGATACCTAATCCGCTGCCTGCTAGTGATGAAGCATTTTGCACAGAATCTGCTAGTGGTGAGTATCAAATACAGTACCCCATATCTGTTGAAGAAGCTTTCGAATTCCCACTATAATTAAGGTAGAAAAACTAATCCTTCCGGTCCAAATTACTTGTCCCAGATTTGTATGCATCTACACAATCTGGATTCCAGGATAACGCTTTGACCAAAGTGTGTTAATACTTACCAATTTGCTGTCGTAGATGGTGTAGGTTTTTCTTTATCGATAGACAAATACTGAAATGCTTTACTCGGGCAGAATCTAAAACGGCATGTATTTTAGCATGGAGGTACTCCAGTACTCCACTAGCTACTACAATTGtacaggaaaacaaaaatatattttcaataATAGGTAGCACAAATATACCTTTGCTTTCAAGTATAAATATATTTGTTGTGGTAACAAATGAAGCAAATGTgccttgcaaaaaaaagcaaaTGCACGGAAATATTCAGCCCAATCAGGTCGTATATAGAAATCACTTTGTTTTTTGATATTATCGTTGAAGGGtaaaatatatacaaaagTGAATTATAAGCCTAAGGCCCAACAAGAACTTTTGCATAAGAAATTCCAAAAGAGAGATGAGTGGAGAGAGGCGCTTGCCGCCAGCTCTCTGCTGCGATGTATCcacctgcaggctgcaggctgcagctctGCTTCTACCCGGATCCTGTACAATAGTAATCATAACACCCATCACACTGAAATGCTTCATCCCCTTTCAAAAAGGAAATGCTGCATCGGTCCCACCGTCCCTGCACTGCAACACCACGCCCATTTCGCTGGTGCCTGCACTGAGAGCTGCAGtgacattttcttttcatttgctTCTGTATATGATGCAAACATAGTTTTCTGCAATTGTCAGGCAGGCAGCTGAATCAATAACAAAGAATTCAAATAAAGAGCTAAGACTCCAAACCAGATCGAGCTAGATTGCTGAAAATAAGCATACAGGAGAAAATCAAGGC
This is a stretch of genomic DNA from Brachypodium distachyon strain Bd21 chromosome 1, Brachypodium_distachyon_v3.0, whole genome shotgun sequence. It encodes these proteins:
- the LOC100830065 gene encoding uncharacterized protein LOC100830065, which translates into the protein MSSEDVRKVRNLIEGCLQLYMNQKEVVDTLSLEAKIEPSFTEFVWQKLEEENREFFKAYYLRLMLKNQIRAFNKLLEDQFQLMSKNYSSGGPSMPLTNGSNSTTLKQNSCFLPESAPVSAMPNGVMGNGSSGGLVNGTASSDQLIYAGKDIHGLHSGMDASTSVLSAQNAASAVLFGADNGTTIKTESGYSSNADFAFCGNAFLESCQSIGDASGGSFSSSELNGQPLNDSIMDMESSSFGFFSQIPRNFSFSDLSEGFNQNAEILENYGRPPFLSSEPNNLSDSTGGEQTG